The Mustela nigripes isolate SB6536 chromosome 4, MUSNIG.SB6536, whole genome shotgun sequence genome includes a window with the following:
- the LOC132015309 gene encoding olfactory receptor 6C75-like: MMMWKEMPMEMGNGTTVQEFTLEGFPAIQHLGKVLFLVHLLAYLASIAGNAVIVTITCADSRLHTPMYFFLRIFSFLECCFTSTVIPKLLVIFLSGRQNISFPACFIQAFVFVFLGSTGSLLIAVMSLDRYVAICKPLHYPIIMNLKTCFLLVTACFALAFPLIIGLVVKVFQLSFCGPHIIPHFFCDLAPLIHLSCSDTRSTEMLAFVVALVILLTSLIITIISYSNIVVTIIQLPSAKEKKKAFSTCSSHLIVLSLMYGSCVSIYVKPKQTKRLESNREAALVNTVVTPLLNPFIYTLRNKQVHQALREMMHKMKISR; this comes from the coding sequence ATGATGATGTGGAAAGAGATGCCCATGGAAATGGGGAATGGGACAACTGTCCAAGAATTCACCTTGGAGGGGTTTCCCGCCATCCAGCACCTGGGAAAGGTCCTCTTCCTGGTGCACCTGCTGGCATACCTGGCGTCCATTGCAGGCAATGCTGTCATAGTCACCATCACTTGTGCTGACTCCCGGCTCCACACACCTATGTACtttttcctcagaattttctCCTTCTTGGAGTGTTGTTTTACAAGTACTGTTATTCCTAAGTTGCTAGTTATCTTTCTTTCAGGCAGGCAAAACATTTCCTTTCCTGCCTGTTTCATACAAGcatttgtctttgtatttctggGATCAACAGGTTCTCTCCTCATAGCAGTAATGTCTCTGGATCGGTATGTGGCCATTTGCAAGCCTCTGCATTATCCGATCATCATGAACCTGAAGACTTGCTTCCTCCTGGTCACTGCCTGCTTTGCTCTGGCCTTCCCTCTCATCATTGGGCTGGTAGTGAAGGTTTTCCAGTTGTCCTTCTGTGGCCCCCATATCATTCCTCATTTTTTCTGTGATCTTGCCCCCCTGATTCATCTCTCCTGCTCTGACACCAGATCTACTGAAATGTTGGCCTTTGTCGTCGCTTTGGTTATCCTTTTGACATCTCTTATCATAACCATCATCTCATACAGCAACATAGTAGTCACAATCATACAACTCCCATcagccaaagagaaaaagaaagctttctcCACCTGCTCTTCTCACCTCATAGTCCTCTCTCTGATGTATGGCAGCTGTGTGTCTATATATGTgaaaccaaagcaaacaaaaaggcTGGAGTCCAACAGGGAGGCTGCCCTTGTGAACACGGTGGTGACCCCACTGCTCAACCCTTTCATCTACACTCTGCGGAACAAGCAGGTCCACCAGGCTCTGAGGGAGATGatgcacaaaatgaaaatatcaagataa
- the LOC132015308 gene encoding olfactory receptor 6C75-like produces MMMWKEMSMEMGNWTTVQEFTLEGFPAIQHLGKVLFFVHLLAYLASIAGNAVIVTITCADSRLHTPMYFFLSIFSFFECCFISAVIPKLLVIFLSGKQTISFPACFIQAFVFVFLGATGFLLIAVMSLDRYVAICKPLHYPTIMNLKTCFLLVTACFALAFTLITGPVVTVSQLSFCGPHVIPHFFCDIGPLIHLSCSDTRSVEMLAFVLALFILLTSLIITIIAYSNIVVTIIRLPSAKEKQKAFSTCSSHLIVLSLMYSSCVFIYVKPKQTNRLDSNREAALVNTVVTPLLNPVIYTLRNKQVHQALREMMCRIKISR; encoded by the coding sequence ATGATGATGTGGAAAGAGATGTCCATGGAAATGGGGAATTGGACAACTGTCCAAGAATTCACCTTGGAGGGGTTTCCTGCCATCCAGCACCTGGGAAAGGTCCTCTTCTTTGTACACCTCCTGGCGTACCTGGCATCCATTGCAGGTAATGCAGTCATAGTCACTATCACCTGTGCTGACTCCAGGCTCCACACACCTATGTACTTTTTCCTcagcattttctccttctttgagTGTTGTTTCATAAGTGCCGTTATTCCTAAGTTGCTTGTCATCTTTCTCTCAGGCAAGCAAACCATTTCTTTTCCCGCTTGTTTCATACAAGcatttgtctttgtatttctggGAGCAACAGGTTTCCTCCTCATAGCAGTGATGTCTCTGGATAGGTATGTGGCCATTTGCAAGCCTCTGCATTACCCAACCATCATGAACCTGAAGACTTGCTTCCTCCTGGTTACTGCCTGTTTTGCTTTGGCCTTCACTCTCATCACTGGTCCAGTAGTAACAGTTTCCCAGTTATCCTTCTGTGGTCCCCATGTCATCCCCCACTTCTTCTGTGACATTGGCCCCCTGATTCATCTCTCCTGTTCTGACACCAGGTCTGTTGAAATGTTGGCTTTTGTCCTCGCTTTGTTTATCCTTTTGACATCCCTTATTATAACCATCATTGCATACAGCAACATAGTAGTCACAATCATACGACTCCCATCAGCtaaggagaaacagaaagcttTCTCCACCTGCTCTTCCCACCTCATAGTTCTCTCACTGATGTACAGCAGCTGTGTGTTCATATATGTGAAACCAAAGCAAACGAACAGGCTGGACTCCAACAGGGAGGCTGCCCTTGTGAACACGGTGGTGACCCCATTGCTCAACCCTGTCATCTATACTCTGCGGAACAAGCAGGTCCACCAGGCTCTGAGGGAGATGATGTGcagaataaaaatatcaagataa